The Arachis duranensis cultivar V14167 chromosome 9, aradu.V14167.gnm2.J7QH, whole genome shotgun sequence genomic sequence tatgttttcaaaatctccTTCTCCATTGGCTCCTTTTTTTGTGTAGAATCAGTTTCTTGGTCCTTctcttcttgattttttttggaACGCCTTGAGGGTGTCCTGATGGGTTGTTCACTACTTTTGACTCTTCTTCATCTCTTATAGTGAtcaccttgcattcttcccatcttacCTTCTTTGTCTCTCCTCTAGGGTTCTTCTCAGTATCACTTGGGAAGCCGTCAGTAGGCTTAGGAATCTGCTGAGAAAGATATCCCACTTGGGATTCAAGCCTTTTAATGGTGTCTCCCTGATTCTTTATATTAGCTCGAACTTCATCCTTGAACACTCTATTGTCCTGAACTTCCTTGCATATGCCTTCAAGCAGAGTCTCAATCCTGGAAAGTCTATCTTCAGATGACGATGGTGAGTTGAGGTTAGAGGGTTGAGAATGGCCGTTTTGGGTATGATATGGAAGTTGAGAAGAGTTGTTGGGTGGGTGTTGATATGGCCTTTGAGTTGAGTGTTGATAGGCTGCATTGTTGTTTTGGTTGGGGTTGTGATGCCTCtgatcttggccttggtcttgctGGTTtctccacccaaagtttgggtggttcttccaaccagGGTTATAAGTCTTCGAGTATGGATCGTAGGACTGTCTGGACGAGTTTCCAATATAattggcttgttcccagtcactTCCTTCCTctatattcactccttcttgagctggtgatggAGTGTTGACTATTGCAACTTGATTCATTTCCATCTGCTTGGTAAGGTCAGCCATTTTCTTGGTAATCATCTTGTTTTAAGCCAGCAATGCATCCATATGAtttagctccattactccttgGTTGTTGCTCCTATCAGAGGCATAGAAAAACTTGTTGTTAGCCACAGTTTCTATGAtgtctatggcttcttcaatggtcttcttcttgtttagaaaTCCCCCTGAAGAGTGATCCaatgccttctttgattcataagaCAACCTTTCATAGAAAATGTAcagctgcacccattcattgaacaggTCTGGTGGGCACCGTCTTGTCAAGTCTTTGTATCTCTCATATGCttcatagagagtttcaccatcttgttgtctaaagTTTTAGACCTCAGCCCTTAATCTATTGACTCTTTGAGGAGGATAGGATCTCACCAATAACTTGTTCACCATGTCTTCCCAAGTTGTCAAACTATCCATTGGAAAGGATTCTAACCatttagatgctttgtccctaagAGAGAAGGGAAACAGGAGCAACCTATAGGAGTCAGGATGAACACCATTAAacttcacagtatcacatatTCTTAGGAAAGTGGTCAAGTGTGGATTAGGGTCTTCTTgggcacctcctccaaatgagcaattattctgaacAAGGGTAATGAGTCGAGGTTTCAATTtaaagttattggcatgtatggttggtTTCTAAATGGTACTTCCATAATTTCCTGGCATTGGATTAatgtaagagcctagaactcttctCTCCTGCACAGCATGGTTTACTGCACTTTCTCTGGCATGGTTATTGTTCATGTCTTAGGTCAAGTTGTACGACCCGAGCTAACTGAAGACAAGTCGACCGACCTGTTCAGACCAGCATTATCCGACCTCTTTATAAAAGAGGTCGGCCAAACCACTACAGAGGCCCAAGAAGGCCCAAACaaaggaacacgacccaaatctaaaggcagcccaaAGCTTAgaaagataagggcggttccattaaagataagatgacttcactcaaaagataagataagataactatcttatctccagcaaaggtcactctacaatattataaatacactggagcacccaggtataacatatactctgattctactaaaagcCTGCTTAAAAgccttactaacttaagcatcggagtcccttgcaggtacccccacccatCGGTGACacaaggatcagcaccaccaagtccaacaagtcagacacggcagctccagccaccatcatcaagtcggacacaacagctccgaccagtacagaagatctcgtccgagatcgaccaacggtttcaggtaaccctcgaaacattggcgccgttgtcggggacctggaagtcatcctatcaccatggcggacaaccttgACAACGACCACAACTCTGATCTAGAAGACAGAACACCCCAGAAAGGCGAGGACACCACACCAAAGGGAATGTCTCAACCAAACGGAGACAAGAACTCACCAAACACACAAAACCTGGAGGCACTTCAAGCTCGACAAGATCATCTCAAACAACTCAAAAAGGAGTTGAGCACCAATGAGAAGCCGAGAAGGACCTTCGAAGGGAAACTAAGCGGCGTAAAGAGTTAGAGGACAAACTCTTAAACCTTGAAGCCGATCTAAAAGCCAAGACTACCCAATCCAATCATGGATACAACCCCCACAAAGATCAAGACCCAATCACCAAAGAGATTATGAATGAAAAAATCCCAAAGGATTTCAAAGCTCCCAACATGATTCCGTACGACAGCACATctgatccaagccatcatctcagtaatttcagaagtagaatgtatctcaccgatgcCTTAAATGCAATttggtgcaaagccttcccgactacCTTAACAAAGACAGTAATTAAGTGGTTCGATAATCTACCCCCCAGGTCCATCACAAGCTTTAACGACTTGGCTAGAAAGTTTCTTGCCAGATTCTCCTTCTAGAAGGACAAAACCAAGCACGCCCCaagcctattagggatcaagcaaggagatcgggaaagtctctgcaactacatggaaagatttaacaaagcatgtttggacatacaaagtctgccaactgaaagcagccattatgggtctcatcaatggcctacgagagggaccttttagtcaCTTTATATCAAAGAAACATCCCACATCTCTCAATGAAGTGCAAGAACGAGcaaaaaagtacatcaatatggagaaAAACTCTCGACTATGAGAGACCTCAAAATACGGATCCTTTTACTCCTCCCTAGATAAGGATACagaatttaagaaaaagattaagaaataccacaactacacccctctccAGGTGTCTCTTGTAGAAGTATACCGATAAGTATGCCACACTgaaaagatcccaccacctcgcccacttaaaagcaaaaaaggagGCGAAAATTGGATGGAATACTACGAATACCACTGAATTTATGGACATCCCACTAACGAGTGCTTCGACTTGAAGAATGTTATAGAAAAATTGGCAAGAGAGGGGAGACTAGATCGGTACCGATCCAGTAAGACAGATGAgcccaaaaaaagaagaagagacgaAGAGATCAGACGAACTGAACGACCACCTCGTACCCCGGAGAGACCTGTTCACATGATACATGGAGGATTTGCgagaggaggaatctccaaatcatctcgtaaaagacacctcaaagaagtatatcacgtCGAGGGAGGAGAAAGAGCATCCGACCTCCCTACTATTActttcactaaagaggacgcaGCTGGCGTCATCTCAcgacatgacgatcccatggtcatcactatcatattggccaacgctaatctccaccgcacactggtggaccaaggaagctcggctgATAACTTGTTCAAAACTGCCTTTGACAAACTCGGCCTGGAGgaaaaagagctcagagcatatccgaatAGCTTATTCAGACTAGGAGATACTCCAATCTaaccacttggatacatctcACTACACATAACCTTCAGAAAAGGAAACCGGTCAAGGACGCTcaacatagactacatcgtggtcgatgtgagttcagcctacaatgccctaataggtcggacaacgctAAATCAGCTTGCCGCAGTAGTCTCGACTCctcatctatgcatgaagttcccaactacagaagggattGCTACGATAAAAGGATACCAAAAAACAGAGCatcgctgttacaacgaaagtctgaacctcagaggcaaagaagaagaaatccacACCATCGAACCCGGTGGAGTTCGAGGTCGGGATGAACTTTCATTCACACCATGAAGGTGAGATAGAaaaagtccagatcggagatgtCCCAGATAAAACAACCAATATTGGCATAATCCTAAAAGGGAATGTAAAGGAGTCCCTCATACAGTTCCTAAAAGATAATGtcgacctcttcgcatggaaggccgcagacatgccgggcatagtcCTGaagctaatgtgccacaagttGGCAGTGTATCtaggatctcggccagtacagcagaggcatagaaagctcggaccagaacgatcccaagctgtgcaggaacaggtacaagctctactagaggcaggattcataaaaGAAGTCAAGTACCTACTATGGTTAGCCAtcgttgtcttggtgaaaaaatcaaatgggaagtggcggatgtgcacAGATTATAcagatctcaacaaagcttgcccaaaagatccttatccactcccaagtatagACGCTCTGGTGGATGCCTCCTtcggatacaaatacctctcgttcatggatgcctattcaggatacaatcaaatcctgATGTACCCacctgatcaagaaaaaacttcATTCTTAACTCCAAAGGAAAACTATTGCTACGTCATCATGCCGTTCAGACTCAAAAATGCAGGAGCCACCTATCAAATATTAATGAATGAAGTCTTCGCAGACCATGTCAAGAAACTCATGgagtagaagctggcaaattcttgggtttcatgctcacacaaacaggaatcgaagcaaacccggacaagtgcCGGGCCATACTCGATGTGAAAAGTCCGACCTGTGTTAAAGAAGTGCAATAGCTCAACGGGTGACtagcagccttgtccagatttctagtcggatcagccataagatctctccccttctacacCACActaaggaaaagaaagaagctCGAATGGACACTAGAGTACGAGCAAGCCttccaggatttcaaaagattcctgggacaaCCACCCATCCTTACCCGACCACGGGAAGGAGaagcactcatattataccttgCAGTAGGAAGCCGGGCAGTAGCTTCAGCACTAGACAGAGAGGACGAAAGTGGACAACAACCTATATATTTCATCAGCAAAACGCTACAAAGGTCTGAgctgaactatcaaaagatagagaagttCGCCTATGCTCTCATATTAACCTCTCGACGACTTCGTCCATACTTTcaggctcacaccattaaagtttggaccaaccagcccataaaaggcattctacagaaaacagatttagcgggaagaatcctacagtgggtaGTCAAGTTGTCCAaattcgacctccaatatgaagctcggacagccatcaaatcacagtatctagccgacttcattgcggaGTACACTAACACCCCGAAAATCCCTACAAATTGGAATCTTTATGTGAGCGGATCTTTCAATAAAATCGGGAGCGGAGCAGGCATGATAATAGAATGtaatcagggaacccaaatcgaacccTCCTTGAAGTTCGAGTTCCCTGCTTCCAATAACCAGGCTGAGTATGAGGCGCTAatggctggtttgaagctggccaAAGAGGTTGGAGcccaaaaacttatcatcttcaacGACTCACAGGTCATTACCTCATAAATAGCAGGgacctaccaagccaaagaccctgccatgaaaaagtacttggacaaaaccagggaacaactTGGACAATTCAAAGAATACGAGATCTGacatatacctcgggaacaaaatgtccgagctgatgcactctcaaaattagccagcaccaaaccagggggcaataataggaGCCTCATCTTGGAAATACTGCAAAGCCCATCAATCTCGgaggaagaaaaggtcctagctatatcaggtcaggatcaagggtggatgactcccataatcagCTACCTCAAATCAGAGATACTCCCTACAGATAAAAAAGAGGCAAAGTGGAAAATGTGTACCGACCTTTAACACAAAGGAGGTCTTAGAAGAAATACACAATGGCACAtttggcaatcatctcggagcacgagcTCTTGCCAAGAAAGTACTCTGAGCCGGATTCTTTTGGCCAACTTTACAAAAAGAAGCCAACAAGTTCGttaagacatgtccaccatgtcagaagcatgctaactttcacatcgccccaccagaagaactcatcagcgtaacatcaccttggccatttacaaagtggggactcgacctccttGGGCCCTTCCCCCAAGGATCGGGACAGGTGAaattcctcattgtaggggtaGATTATTTCATAAAATGGATAGAGGGAgagcccctagccaatgccactgcccaaagaagttgaaaattcctatataggaacattgtcaCGAGGTTTGGGATTCCTTACTctatcaccacagacaatggcactcaattcacatCTGTAGAACACCTGCAGGCTAATGGACAAGTAAAAgctgccaataaagtcatactagcCGGGTTAAAATGGAGGCTACAGGATgtaaagggagcctgggctgaagggctcccacaagtcctatgggcatatcg encodes the following:
- the LOC107465819 gene encoding uncharacterized protein LOC107465819, which gives rise to MADLTKQMEMNQVAIVNTPSPAQEGVNIEEGSDWEQANYIGNSSRQSYDPYSKTYNPGWKNHPNFGWRNQQDQGQDQRHHNPNQNNNAAYQHSTQRPYQHPPNNSSQLPYHTQNGHSQPSNLNSPSSSEDRLSRIETLLEGICKEVQDNRVFKDEVRANIKNQGDTIKRLESQVGYLSQQIPKPTDGFPSDTEKNPRGETKKRLRGGGKGKSYSRFLDMFASLHVNIPFIEALQQMPSYIKCMKELLTKKNSLKGGQTIVMNKECSALIKKELPTKKKDPGSFHIPCAIRETMIDSGLCDLGASINLMPLSLMKKLQINELTPTNVILQLADKTQKQAIGVVKNVLVKVGNYFIPINFAVLEMEESHLHPIILERPFLATARALIDVERGE